A region of Marmota flaviventris isolate mMarFla1 chromosome 11, mMarFla1.hap1, whole genome shotgun sequence DNA encodes the following proteins:
- the LOC139707695 gene encoding UDP-glucuronosyltransferase 1A9-like, which translates to MAPGLLPAALPLCVCLLLASGSAQAGKLLVVPMDGSHWFTMRSVVEKLIHRGNEVVAVMPEVSWQLGQSLNFTVKTFSTSYTLEDLDRIFNFFVDTQWKTPEQSMYGLAMGSSKAFFDITFSRCRSLFNDKKLVEYLKEISFDAVFLDPFDVCGLVVAKYFSLPSVVFTRGVFCHHLDDGAQCPSPLSYVPRVFSMSSYALSFMERIRNHLIYLEEHLFCPYFFQTALEVACEILPTPVTIGDLFSQISIWLLRTDFVLDYPRPVMPNMIFIGGINCHQRKPLPKVCCVSFSTLRKT; encoded by the coding sequence ATGGCTCCTGGTCTTTTGCCTGCCgcccttcctctgtgtgtgtgtctgctgcTGGCATCTGGCTCTGCCCAGGCAGGCAAGCTGCTGGTGGTGCCCATGGATGGCAGCCACTGGTTTACCATGCGGTCAGTTGTGGAGAAACTCATCCACAGAGGGAATGAGGTGGTTGCTGTCATGCCAGAGGTGAGTTGGCAACTGGGACAGTCACTGAATTTTACAGTAAAGACTTTTTCAACTTCTTACACTCTGGAGGACTTGGACCGAATATTCAACTTTTTTGTTGACACTCAATGGAAAACTCCAGAACAAAGTATGTATGGTCTAGCAATGGGTTCATCCAAAGCATTTTTTGACATCACTTTTTCACGGTGTAGGAGTTTGTTTAATGACAAGAAGCTAGTGGAATACTTAAAGGAGATCTCTTTTGATGCAGTGTTTTTGGATCCTTTTGATGTGTGTGGCCTAGTTGTTGCCAAATACTTTTCACTTCCATCCGTGGTCTTTACCAGGGGAGTGTTTTGCCATCACCTTGATGATGGTGCACAGTGTCCCAGTCCTCTGTCTTATGTTCCCAGAGTTTTCTCGATGTCCTCATATGCTTTGAGTTTCATGGAGAGAATAAGGAACCATCTAATCTACTTGGAAGAGCATTTATTTTGCCCTTATTTTTTCCAAACTGCCTTGGAAGTTGCCTGTGAAATTCTCCCAACTCCTGTCACAATAGGTGATCTCTTCAGCCAAATATCCATTTGGTTGTTAAGAACTGACTTTGTTTTGGACTATCCCAGACCTGTGATGCCCAACATGATCTTCATTGGTGGAATCAACTGCCACCAGAGGAAGCCACTACCCAAGGTATGTTGTGTCTCCTTTAGCACACTGCGGAAAACCTAG